Below is a window of Fervidobacterium pennivorans DSM 9078 DNA.
TGAAGGAAAATATTTGGTTTCCCAATTCAAGGAGCAGATAATGAATATCGAGTAACGATGCAACCGTGATTTTGAAAACATGTTCTATCAATCTGGGAGGTGTAGATTATGTTTGGATTAATCAACATCGGTTTTGGTAATGTCATTGCTGGTGACAGGGTTATCGCTATAGTCAACCCTGAGAGCGCTCCACTTAAAAGATTGAAAGAAGATGCAAAGAACGAAGGAAAACTCATAGACGCAACATATGGAAGGAAGACAAGGTCCATTCTCATCACGGACTCAAACCACATCATACTCAGTGCTATCCAACCTGAAACAATTGCGCAAAGATTTATCGAATCCATGGTTGAAATCGAAAAACAACTCGAAAAGATAAGAAAGGGCTAAGATTGGGATGGATGGTAAGGACTTTGATGTGCAAAACGAAGTCCATGCGGAAGGAATACTGTTTGTTATAAGTGGTCCGAGCGGTGTTGGTAAAACAAGTATTATTAGATCCGTTCTTGAG
It encodes the following:
- a CDS encoding DUF370 domain-containing protein, with protein sequence MFGLINIGFGNVIAGDRVIAIVNPESAPLKRLKEDAKNEGKLIDATYGRKTRSILITDSNHIILSAIQPETIAQRFIESMVEIEKQLEKIRKG